One Deltaproteobacteria bacterium genomic window carries:
- a CDS encoding AsmA family protein, whose product MADGIDSGTKTRRAGKWLLWFGASLLMLIAFIAVAVFFLPQVVSTEWFRNRLEQQASQSLHRPVEVDSLTWTWSRGIILEGVRIPDDPELSQKPLFELEYAHLFVDLKNLLRRRILFDVDVDGLAARLIKGPDGRTNLERLLAPFEPSEEEEPEPSVGDWRTLTFEAPKEMEGRVRLNNLSLLYEDRVRGSTLKADEGSLQLDIPSMDQPIELKTSLNLEVDGKPLQGVTMSARIENFTDTHGRIALTLARTHMELNVPGGRVLVDGSLEETSLDTRIHLDLAQLLKSVEPFLPVGLPTCTGSVDLSVTAKAPDPETFLFDTKVAAIGLEISGGPLKAGRMGPADLKVFQDGAFHRKKDLLEVKSGELQLQKNCRLAWRGNLEGLSQAKPIADIHLGPVSLDLGQLLTLVQPLLPASLALPKGRNGEMINAELLMDALRLTGPVPEGPNQVEIEGVSLTVPGLVLDLPGGAASLDKVVFLILRGEAGIEAGLPSRFRLSANCGVERFELSGSQPMSFEKLELTPVEISGEDLAPSENTLFGLLGSISVSETLILKGLEVPKKIRIAELRQGLGLQCRLEADRSITIDVKELGVAAPSIELQALPQGNVTTSLDLKGAADTIRLTGLNPVRLDAGRFEARLQLGKFIDAGVKVGARNTGFERLDAEGHTTLRPAELMPLLPPDLGVKGKVDGELTLNWRFSGRLPSTQEVEDVKASWSSKDRPAKRIPFVDQIQLVTSLNHISVDIPGENETVLKIGRIGSKKPFQLTMEEGLLRNRISGELEMEQIESLPVLGDLAQPLKLNLTLFGSFEDFKRISLDETVAVVTLKGAIDAGAQLQVTPDKELQARVWFNSPKLDARVGDLLQVSNFQSHINIEKQYHLTMDGKAASSPTNEKSFLSVQVLEPRPLISQSGNMDDQMARRLADDLQGRFGRQRSLAFDAARLHAGGLNIDLTNEQMEFRLVKGLPVVDYFRMDLLGGSILGSFSVDRAETDFMIRADLAFSGINAKKLMPDTIGGVPDEEAEISGQVSLRAPLLQDVNRFLEDLNLDLDFTRIGSRALERFLFALDPYENNESIVSQRKLLRIGTPRWIKLGIREGNLSLSGEVEAGGARIDLPGIDRVNIANLPKLQGIEKSLSGLGMVISLMRAAGATAITVDSDGRLKFENDRS is encoded by the coding sequence ATGGCCGACGGTATAGATTCCGGAACGAAAACACGCCGGGCCGGTAAATGGCTGCTCTGGTTTGGCGCATCCCTCCTGATGCTGATCGCGTTCATTGCGGTCGCAGTCTTCTTTTTGCCCCAAGTGGTTTCAACAGAGTGGTTCAGAAACCGCCTTGAACAACAGGCGTCGCAATCTCTTCATCGCCCCGTCGAGGTGGATTCGTTAACGTGGACCTGGTCTCGGGGAATCATTCTCGAGGGCGTGCGCATTCCCGACGATCCCGAACTTTCCCAAAAGCCGTTGTTCGAGCTCGAGTATGCACATCTGTTTGTGGACCTGAAAAACCTGCTTCGTCGGAGAATCCTATTCGATGTCGATGTGGACGGATTGGCCGCGCGCCTGATCAAAGGACCTGACGGCCGGACCAATCTCGAACGCCTGCTCGCCCCGTTCGAACCTTCCGAAGAGGAAGAACCGGAACCCTCCGTAGGGGATTGGAGAACCCTCACGTTCGAAGCTCCGAAGGAGATGGAGGGACGCGTTCGCCTGAACAACCTGTCGTTGCTGTACGAGGATCGAGTCCGAGGAAGCACGCTGAAGGCGGACGAAGGATCCCTACAACTCGATATACCTTCCATGGATCAGCCGATCGAATTGAAAACTTCGTTGAATTTGGAGGTGGACGGTAAACCCTTGCAGGGCGTCACGATGTCTGCACGAATAGAGAATTTTACAGATACCCACGGCCGGATCGCCCTCACTTTGGCCAGGACGCATATGGAATTGAATGTACCCGGAGGCCGAGTGCTGGTCGATGGTTCGCTGGAGGAAACCAGCCTGGACACCCGGATTCATCTGGATCTGGCTCAATTGCTGAAATCTGTTGAGCCGTTCCTTCCGGTCGGCCTGCCGACATGCACCGGCTCCGTGGATCTTAGTGTTACTGCGAAGGCCCCGGATCCGGAGACGTTTCTTTTTGACACCAAAGTGGCCGCCATAGGCCTGGAAATCTCGGGTGGACCTTTGAAGGCGGGCCGGATGGGACCGGCAGACTTAAAAGTGTTTCAGGATGGGGCGTTCCACCGGAAGAAGGACCTGCTGGAAGTGAAATCGGGCGAGTTGCAGCTTCAGAAGAACTGTCGATTGGCCTGGCGGGGCAATCTTGAAGGGTTGAGTCAGGCAAAGCCCATAGCGGACATTCATCTGGGTCCGGTCTCTCTGGACTTGGGCCAACTGCTGACCCTGGTCCAACCGCTGTTGCCTGCATCCCTCGCTCTTCCCAAGGGACGCAACGGAGAAATGATCAACGCCGAACTCTTGATGGACGCACTGCGTCTGACAGGGCCTGTACCGGAAGGGCCGAATCAAGTGGAAATCGAAGGCGTTTCCTTGACCGTGCCTGGTCTGGTCCTGGATCTCCCTGGAGGAGCCGCTTCCTTAGACAAGGTGGTATTTCTGATATTGCGGGGAGAGGCCGGCATCGAGGCCGGCCTGCCCTCACGGTTCCGATTGTCGGCCAACTGCGGGGTCGAGCGGTTCGAGCTGAGCGGATCCCAACCAATGTCTTTCGAGAAACTCGAGCTGACGCCGGTCGAGATTTCCGGCGAGGACCTTGCGCCGTCGGAAAATACCTTGTTCGGCCTCCTCGGCAGCATATCCGTGTCGGAGACCTTGATTCTTAAGGGGCTGGAAGTTCCGAAGAAGATTCGCATCGCCGAACTGCGGCAAGGTCTGGGCCTTCAATGCCGTCTGGAAGCCGACCGGTCTATCACCATCGATGTGAAAGAATTGGGTGTCGCCGCGCCTTCCATCGAGTTGCAGGCCTTGCCCCAAGGGAACGTGACAACCTCGTTGGATTTGAAGGGGGCCGCCGACACGATCCGTTTGACCGGATTGAACCCGGTGCGTTTGGATGCGGGGCGCTTCGAGGCCCGGTTGCAACTGGGAAAATTCATCGATGCCGGAGTCAAGGTCGGAGCGCGCAACACGGGCTTCGAACGATTGGACGCTGAAGGTCATACGACCTTACGCCCGGCCGAGTTGATGCCTTTGTTGCCCCCGGACCTGGGGGTTAAAGGAAAAGTGGACGGGGAACTGACTTTGAATTGGCGGTTTTCCGGGCGGCTTCCCTCGACCCAAGAAGTGGAAGACGTGAAAGCAAGCTGGTCCTCCAAGGATCGGCCGGCTAAACGTATCCCCTTCGTTGACCAGATTCAATTGGTGACTTCATTGAACCATATCTCTGTGGACATTCCCGGAGAAAACGAAACCGTTTTAAAGATCGGTCGAATCGGCTCGAAAAAGCCCTTCCAACTGACGATGGAAGAGGGCCTTTTGCGAAACCGGATTTCGGGTGAATTGGAAATGGAGCAAATCGAGTCGCTCCCTGTCTTGGGGGACCTCGCTCAACCGCTTAAACTGAATCTGACCCTTTTCGGATCTTTTGAAGACTTCAAGCGCATTTCCCTGGACGAGACCGTCGCCGTCGTGACCCTGAAAGGGGCTATTGACGCCGGGGCCCAACTACAAGTGACCCCGGACAAAGAATTGCAGGCCAGGGTCTGGTTCAACAGCCCCAAACTCGATGCCCGTGTGGGTGATCTGCTCCAGGTGTCCAATTTTCAGAGTCATATCAACATAGAGAAGCAATACCATCTGACCATGGACGGCAAGGCCGCGAGTTCCCCTACGAATGAAAAGTCGTTTCTGTCCGTGCAGGTGCTCGAACCCAGGCCCCTCATTTCGCAAAGCGGGAACATGGACGACCAGATGGCGAGAAGACTGGCGGACGATCTGCAGGGACGTTTCGGAAGGCAGCGTAGTCTGGCTTTCGATGCGGCCCGCCTTCACGCGGGTGGGTTGAACATTGACCTGACCAACGAGCAGATGGAATTCCGGCTCGTGAAGGGACTGCCGGTTGTCGACTATTTTCGCATGGATCTGCTGGGAGGAAGTATCCTTGGCTCGTTTTCCGTTGACCGGGCTGAAACGGACTTTATGATTAGAGCGGACCTTGCGTTTTCCGGCATAAACGCCAAGAAACTGATGCCCGATACCATCGGAGGCGTGCCGGACGAAGAGGCGGAAATCAGCGGACAGGTGTCCCTGCGCGCGCCTCTTCTCCAGGACGTAAACCGGTTCCTTGAAGACCTGAACCTGGACTTGGATTTCACTCGAATCGGATCGAGAGCCCTCGAGAGATTCCTTTTTGCATTGGACCCGTATGAAAATAACGAGAGCATCGTCAGCCAGCGAAAGCTCTTGCGTATCGGGACCCCCAGATGGATCAAACTGGGTATTCGCGAAGGAAATCTTTCTTTATCCGGCGAGGTCGAGGCGGGCGGCGCTCGCATCGATTTGCCGGGCATCGACAGAGTCAATATAGCGAATCTGCCCAAACTTCAGGGCATTGAAAAGAGCCTTTCAGGCCTGGGTATGGTGATCTCTTTGATGAGAGCGGCCGGCGCCACGGCCATCACGGTGGACTCGGACGGCCGACTCAAGTTTGAAAACGATCGGTCTTAA
- a CDS encoding acyl-CoA dehydrogenase family protein: MTHDRIPKGIEFLFKESLPEHCFIPEDLTDEHRMIRKTSRDFAHKEVIPRLDRIDAKDETLIIDLLHQAGELGLLAIDVPEAFGGLGLDKISSVVVAEELGSTGTFSVILGGATGIGSLPIVFFGNDEQKDKYLPDLASGAAIGAFALTESGAGSDAIGGCRTKAVLSAEGTHYVLNGEKVFITNAGWADSFIVFANLEGSGFSAFIVERSLSGVQTGAEEVKMGIKGSSTTTVVLEDVRVPVDNLLHEPGKGHVVALNVLNIGRFKLGASAIGACKIALKSAVGYAKSRVQFKVPISDFGAIREKLARMATRLYMGESAVYRAAGLIDASLETMDTSVDNYAKATAAAIREYVVECAINKVYCTEALDFIVDECVQIHGGYGYVAEYPADRYYRDARINRIFEGTNEINRLLIAGDTLKRAAAEKLPLIDRVEQILEKIGASSFPEAFSESDPLGLQERWIWGCKELIRLTASAAVEKLGRQTAEDQELLTRLADMIIETFVMESGLLRARKVLDRLGVEKARFYVHMVQSYVDEQIPGMAARSKEALAYLESGEKLSALLKGMDGLLDHPPVNGINIRRDIASVVVEKEGYPLD, encoded by the coding sequence ATGACCCACGACCGCATTCCAAAGGGAATCGAATTCTTGTTCAAGGAAAGCCTGCCCGAACATTGCTTTATTCCCGAAGATCTCACCGACGAGCACCGAATGATCCGCAAAACGTCCCGGGATTTCGCCCATAAAGAGGTGATTCCTCGCCTGGACCGAATCGATGCCAAAGACGAAACATTGATCATCGACCTTTTGCATCAGGCGGGAGAGCTGGGGCTTCTGGCGATTGACGTACCTGAGGCATTCGGCGGCCTCGGGCTGGACAAGATCTCGAGTGTCGTGGTGGCGGAGGAACTGGGGTCCACCGGCACGTTTTCCGTGATTTTGGGGGGCGCCACGGGTATCGGGTCTCTGCCCATCGTGTTTTTCGGAAACGATGAGCAAAAAGACAAGTACCTTCCGGATCTGGCGTCGGGCGCCGCCATAGGCGCTTTCGCTCTCACCGAATCCGGCGCCGGCTCCGACGCCATAGGGGGGTGCCGCACCAAGGCGGTCTTGAGTGCGGAAGGGACCCATTATGTTCTGAACGGCGAAAAGGTGTTCATCACGAACGCCGGGTGGGCCGATTCCTTCATCGTTTTCGCCAACCTGGAAGGCTCGGGCTTTTCGGCGTTCATCGTGGAACGATCCCTTTCAGGAGTTCAGACGGGCGCGGAAGAGGTGAAGATGGGGATCAAGGGGAGCAGCACCACCACCGTCGTTCTGGAGGACGTCCGGGTCCCTGTCGACAATTTGCTCCACGAGCCGGGAAAGGGACACGTGGTGGCGCTCAACGTCCTCAACATCGGACGTTTCAAGCTGGGGGCCTCGGCCATCGGCGCGTGCAAGATCGCCCTCAAGTCCGCCGTCGGCTATGCCAAATCACGCGTTCAATTCAAAGTCCCCATCAGCGATTTCGGAGCCATCCGGGAGAAACTGGCGCGCATGGCCACCCGACTGTACATGGGCGAATCCGCCGTCTATCGCGCCGCGGGCCTGATCGACGCCTCGCTGGAAACCATGGACACTTCGGTGGACAACTACGCCAAAGCCACGGCGGCCGCGATACGGGAGTATGTGGTCGAGTGCGCCATCAACAAGGTGTACTGCACGGAGGCCCTTGATTTCATTGTGGACGAGTGCGTTCAAATCCATGGCGGTTACGGCTATGTGGCCGAGTATCCGGCGGATCGTTACTACCGCGACGCTCGCATCAATCGGATTTTCGAGGGCACCAACGAGATCAACCGGCTCCTGATCGCCGGCGATACCTTGAAACGCGCCGCCGCTGAAAAGCTGCCCCTGATCGACCGCGTGGAACAGATCCTGGAAAAAATCGGAGCGTCTTCCTTTCCCGAGGCTTTCTCTGAAAGCGATCCTTTGGGCCTCCAGGAGCGATGGATTTGGGGGTGCAAGGAACTGATTCGCCTGACGGCTTCCGCAGCGGTCGAAAAACTCGGAAGACAGACGGCTGAGGATCAGGAACTCCTCACCCGACTGGCGGATATGATCATCGAAACGTTCGTCATGGAGTCCGGCCTGTTGCGGGCCCGGAAGGTTTTGGACCGGCTGGGGGTGGAAAAGGCTCGATTTTACGTGCACATGGTGCAGTCGTATGTGGATGAGCAGATTCCGGGGATGGCCGCCCGTTCAAAAGAGGCGCTGGCGTATCTGGAATCCGGCGAGAAGCTGAGCGCTCTGTTGAAGGGAATGGACGGACTCCTCGACCACCCGCCCGTGAACGGCATCAACATCCGGAGAGATATTGCGTCCGTGGTGGTGGAGAAGGAAGGCTACCCCCTGGATTGA
- a CDS encoding ABC transporter substrate-binding protein: MKARALGYLVAILVGVLVVCPTGKLYAAESIVIGVPTSLTFLEGEESLNCVRLAVDEINAQGGVQVGDKKMPLEIESIDIRDAAPGVPVPEALLGIEKIILEKKVNALVVGPFRSEALLAAMDIIAKYKVPMLGTIAVAPTSEAKLMENPEKYKYIFRTCLNGKYLVGYLIGGMKFLNQEFGFNKVFVMNQDVAWARGVAKAMIDNFFQKTGWTVLGQEIYPTGSSDFSAGLMKVRATGAQVILNIFDMPQSGILVKQWKSMKVPAIIAGFNSPLAGPGAWKTFDGQIGGALNSIFEIGNIPTEKYAPAKDFYYAYEKKYGKPIEAGHGPAPSYESVYLLAEAITRAGSLDPDKIVEALKATDRQGVMGRIKFSESNQVLYGADPQAEALGCVYQWTEDGKRVIVYPPSLEEGKIVLPSFVTPAKQ, translated from the coding sequence ATGAAGGCACGTGCGCTTGGCTACCTAGTGGCGATCCTCGTGGGAGTTTTGGTTGTTTGTCCAACCGGAAAACTGTACGCCGCCGAAAGTATCGTCATCGGCGTGCCGACCTCCCTCACGTTTCTAGAGGGCGAAGAGAGTCTAAACTGCGTCCGACTGGCCGTGGATGAAATCAACGCGCAGGGCGGCGTACAAGTCGGCGACAAGAAAATGCCGCTGGAAATAGAATCCATTGACATACGCGACGCGGCTCCGGGGGTTCCCGTGCCCGAGGCGTTGTTGGGAATCGAAAAAATCATTCTCGAGAAGAAAGTCAATGCCCTCGTGGTGGGGCCGTTTCGATCCGAAGCCCTTCTGGCGGCCATGGACATCATCGCCAAATACAAAGTGCCCATGTTGGGCACCATCGCCGTGGCGCCCACTTCAGAAGCCAAGCTCATGGAAAACCCCGAAAAATACAAATATATTTTCCGCACTTGTCTGAACGGCAAGTATCTGGTGGGGTATCTCATCGGCGGCATGAAGTTCCTGAACCAGGAGTTCGGTTTCAACAAGGTGTTTGTCATGAACCAGGACGTGGCTTGGGCTCGAGGTGTGGCGAAGGCCATGATCGACAACTTTTTCCAGAAGACCGGATGGACCGTGCTGGGTCAGGAGATCTATCCCACCGGGTCTTCCGATTTCTCGGCCGGTCTCATGAAGGTAAGAGCAACAGGAGCCCAGGTCATTTTGAACATTTTCGACATGCCGCAAAGCGGCATCCTGGTAAAACAGTGGAAAAGCATGAAGGTTCCCGCCATCATAGCCGGCTTCAATTCCCCGCTGGCCGGTCCGGGCGCCTGGAAGACCTTCGACGGACAAATCGGCGGCGCGTTGAACTCCATCTTCGAGATCGGCAACATCCCGACCGAAAAATACGCCCCGGCTAAGGATTTCTACTACGCGTACGAGAAGAAGTACGGCAAGCCCATCGAGGCCGGTCATGGTCCCGCTCCCTCCTACGAGTCCGTATACCTCCTGGCGGAGGCTATAACGAGGGCGGGGTCCCTGGACCCGGACAAGATCGTGGAGGCGCTCAAGGCGACGGACAGACAGGGTGTCATGGGCAGGATCAAATTCAGCGAGTCCAATCAGGTCCTTTATGGAGCCGATCCGCAAGCCGAGGCCTTGGGCTGTGTCTATCAATGGACCGAGGACGGAAAGCGAGTTATCGTATATCCCCCGTCCCTTGAAGAGGGAAAAATCGTACTACCCTCCTTCGTAACGCCGGCTAAACAGTAA
- a CDS encoding branched-chain amino acid ABC transporter permease: MLVGTLVYGFINSVILALIALGFNLTFGISGVANFSYGALYVLAGYLVWIFINLVSLPYLVSVALSILATALVGALTYRFVLLRLRGMVVSEVIATFAIGLTILETFRYLGFIGFQYTLPVFSSESIEFLGVYVDYQRLGIVGIGLLLAAFLYVFTHHTKTGLAFRGIAQEEQTALSLGIHSDWVATLSVAFGAGLSAVAAVTILPLGTISVEGGYDVLVNALAVCIVGGLGSTVGVVVASFLIGYAQMFTSTYLGASWVMIVSLVAILIILVAKPSGLFGKQKELEERI, encoded by the coding sequence TTGCTCGTCGGAACTCTCGTCTACGGCTTTATAAACAGCGTCATTCTGGCCCTGATTGCCCTGGGTTTTAACCTCACCTTCGGTATCAGCGGCGTCGCCAACTTTTCTTACGGCGCCTTGTACGTGCTCGCCGGATACCTGGTTTGGATTTTCATCAACCTGGTCTCCCTTCCCTACCTGGTGAGTGTTGCGTTATCGATCCTTGCCACAGCGTTGGTCGGAGCCCTGACGTACAGGTTCGTACTCCTACGGCTCCGAGGCATGGTCGTGTCCGAGGTGATCGCCACCTTCGCCATCGGACTGACCATACTCGAAACGTTCCGATACCTGGGGTTTATCGGCTTTCAGTACACGCTCCCGGTTTTTTCATCAGAGAGCATCGAGTTCCTAGGCGTGTACGTGGATTATCAGCGGCTCGGCATTGTGGGCATCGGCCTGCTTCTGGCCGCTTTTCTTTATGTGTTCACTCATCATACGAAAACCGGGCTGGCTTTTCGAGGGATTGCCCAGGAGGAGCAGACCGCTCTGTCCCTCGGCATCCACTCCGACTGGGTGGCCACGTTGAGCGTGGCCTTTGGAGCGGGTCTATCGGCCGTAGCGGCCGTGACCATCCTCCCGCTGGGAACCATCTCGGTGGAGGGCGGCTACGACGTTCTGGTAAACGCCCTTGCCGTATGCATCGTAGGAGGACTCGGAAGCACCGTTGGAGTGGTGGTGGCAAGCTTCCTCATCGGGTACGCTCAGATGTTCACCTCCACCTATCTTGGGGCGAGTTGGGTAATGATTGTCAGTCTTGTGGCGATTCTCATCATCCTGGTGGCCAAGCCTTCCGGACTGTTCGGCAAGCAAAAAGAACTGGAAGAAAGGATCTGA
- a CDS encoding branched-chain amino acid ABC transporter permease: MGLRKERIDRGIKARSEDIFAVTSYREMLYLIAPRAVPILAAIVLSLIAPPYWQRVLISASVFGILALSWDFLQRCGMVSLGQALFFGAGAYVSGYLNHSLGWSPVITVPLGAVLGGAFCTLLLVPVLRLRGIYFSMVTLVLPLMFERIIEATKILGGTEGISGLDPFPNSWVELYLPLIAVWVALFGLRRLMGSDYGLVLSGINDNDRSVISSGINIYVLKAQALFIGASMSAFAGGIMTHIYMFVGMPVFALDYSILPIASAVVGGMGTFAGPMLGSFILVPLSELLRGIGGLRIIVYSLSLVVFIVALPEGIFHYLQRKYSQFERWKEL; encoded by the coding sequence ATGGGACTGCGCAAGGAACGGATAGATCGGGGCATCAAGGCGCGCAGCGAGGATATCTTCGCCGTGACTTCCTACAGGGAGATGCTCTACCTGATCGCCCCCCGCGCCGTGCCCATTCTTGCAGCCATCGTCTTGTCCCTGATTGCCCCCCCTTACTGGCAGAGAGTGCTCATCTCCGCATCCGTTTTCGGCATCCTGGCTTTGAGTTGGGATTTCCTGCAACGCTGCGGCATGGTGTCCCTGGGGCAGGCCCTCTTTTTCGGAGCGGGCGCGTACGTGTCCGGATACCTGAATCATTCCCTCGGATGGAGTCCGGTCATTACGGTCCCCCTCGGCGCCGTCCTCGGCGGGGCGTTCTGTACGTTGCTGCTGGTCCCGGTACTCAGGCTTCGGGGCATCTATTTCTCCATGGTGACCCTGGTGTTGCCCCTGATGTTCGAACGCATCATCGAGGCCACCAAGATTCTGGGAGGCACGGAAGGCATCAGCGGCCTGGATCCGTTTCCCAATTCTTGGGTTGAACTGTATCTTCCGCTGATCGCCGTGTGGGTTGCCCTGTTCGGACTGCGCCGCCTGATGGGTTCCGATTACGGGCTCGTGCTCTCGGGCATCAATGACAACGACCGGTCCGTCATCAGTTCCGGCATAAACATTTATGTGTTGAAAGCCCAGGCTCTCTTCATCGGAGCCTCCATGAGCGCGTTCGCCGGGGGAATCATGACCCACATCTATATGTTTGTGGGCATGCCGGTGTTTGCCCTGGACTATTCGATCCTCCCCATTGCGTCCGCCGTGGTGGGCGGCATGGGCACTTTTGCCGGGCCGATGCTAGGTTCTTTTATCCTTGTGCCCCTGTCCGAACTGCTTCGGGGCATAGGAGGACTTCGCATCATCGTCTACTCCCTGTCTTTAGTGGTGTTTATTGTGGCGCTGCCTGAAGGCATATTCCATTACCTCCAGAGGAAGTACTCCCAATTCGAACGATGGAAAGAGCTTTAG
- a CDS encoding ABC transporter ATP-binding protein encodes MERALAEKDHTLLSVSGLTKRFGGVTAIDSVSFDLQEGRLLGIIGPNGSGKTTLVNLITGFVKPDSGRVVFQGADITRMSPSKRAHAGIVRTFQMVRPFYQLPAFKNLVVPLYSPRVKRLAGGKYGDRDAVAKDILEEVGFERDSDVINKAAKVLPHGYLKRLELGKCLAMRADLVILDELFSGLSMAEVASILPIIEKLRVDGKTIVMIEHRLRELFRIADKVMVLNFGRKIAEGPPQTVMDSEAVKKAYLGTETEG; translated from the coding sequence ATGGAAAGAGCTTTAGCCGAAAAAGACCATACCCTTCTATCGGTATCCGGACTCACCAAAAGATTCGGTGGGGTCACAGCCATCGATTCGGTGAGTTTCGACCTCCAGGAAGGCCGCCTTCTCGGGATCATCGGTCCCAACGGCTCCGGGAAAACGACCCTGGTGAATCTGATCACCGGATTCGTGAAACCGGATTCGGGCCGGGTCGTATTCCAAGGCGCGGATATTACGCGAATGTCGCCCAGCAAGAGGGCCCATGCCGGCATTGTCCGTACCTTCCAGATGGTGCGGCCCTTTTATCAGTTGCCCGCCTTCAAGAATCTCGTCGTACCCCTCTACTCCCCTAGGGTGAAACGACTGGCCGGCGGAAAATATGGAGACCGGGACGCCGTTGCCAAGGACATCCTGGAGGAAGTCGGATTCGAGCGGGATTCCGACGTTATCAACAAAGCCGCCAAAGTGCTGCCCCACGGCTATTTGAAACGCCTCGAACTGGGCAAGTGCCTGGCTATGCGGGCGGATCTCGTCATTCTCGATGAACTGTTTTCCGGGCTTAGCATGGCGGAAGTGGCTTCCATCCTTCCGATCATCGAGAAACTTCGGGTCGATGGGAAAACCATCGTCATGATCGAACACCGCCTGCGCGAGCTGTTCCGCATCGCCGATAAGGTGATGGTGCTTAATTTCGGCCGAAAAATAGCGGAGGGACCGCCGCAGACGGTTATGGACAGCGAAGCCGTCAAGAAAGCCTACCTGGGTACGGAAACGGAGGGGTAA
- a CDS encoding ATP-binding cassette domain-containing protein: protein MLKIRNLMVFYENALAINEFSMDVDQGEIVGVIGSNSAGKTTLMNTISGLIIDMKIKEQRKGGERITLVGTVSFKGEDVTPMPPHERVKKGIVLCRERHPIFRESDVHENLKIAGYLCSRKERDRNIDSVFELFPILGPLRRRKAGFMSGGEQQMLAIGMALVVRPSLLLLDEPLLGLSPAMQNSLVESIKKVNEASGATILITEQFARPILPMIDRGYVIENGMLTLKGTGKELMDNPEVKSAYFGV, encoded by the coding sequence GTGCTGAAGATTCGGAACCTCATGGTTTTTTATGAAAACGCCCTCGCGATCAACGAATTCAGCATGGACGTAGATCAAGGTGAAATCGTGGGCGTGATCGGTTCCAACAGCGCGGGGAAAACGACGCTGATGAACACCATCTCCGGCCTGATCATCGATATGAAAATCAAGGAACAGCGAAAGGGGGGCGAACGAATCACCCTGGTAGGAACGGTGTCTTTCAAAGGGGAAGACGTCACTCCAATGCCTCCTCACGAACGGGTGAAAAAGGGAATCGTGCTGTGCCGGGAACGTCATCCCATTTTCCGGGAAAGCGATGTGCACGAGAACTTGAAAATCGCCGGCTACCTCTGCAGCCGAAAGGAACGAGACCGCAACATCGATTCCGTTTTTGAACTGTTTCCCATTCTGGGTCCATTGAGACGCCGCAAGGCGGGGTTCATGAGCGGGGGCGAGCAGCAGATGCTGGCCATCGGAATGGCTCTCGTGGTCCGGCCTTCCCTGCTCCTGCTCGACGAACCGCTGCTGGGCCTGAGTCCTGCCATGCAAAACTCGCTGGTGGAATCCATAAAAAAAGTCAACGAGGCCTCAGGAGCTACCATTCTCATCACCGAGCAGTTCGCCCGACCCATATTGCCCATGATCGATCGGGGCTACGTTATTGAAAACGGTATGCTCACGCTGAAAGGGACGGGAAAGGAACTGATGGACAATCCCGAAGTAAAATCAGCGTACTTTGGAGTGTAA